A genomic stretch from Prionailurus bengalensis isolate Pbe53 chromosome E2, Fcat_Pben_1.1_paternal_pri, whole genome shotgun sequence includes:
- the USB1 gene encoding U6 snRNA phosphodiesterase, whose amino-acid sequence MSAAPLVGYSSSSSEDEDEAKAGAQARPGAGSCPRAQSPLPSQRLPVPDSVLHMFLGTEEGPEDDSAKHGGRVRTFPHERGNWATHVYVPYEAKEEFLDLLDMLLPRAQTYVPRLVRMEAFHLSLSQSVVLRHHWILPFVQALKDRMASFQGFFFIANRVKIYTNQEKTRTFVGLEVTSGHAQFLDLVSEVDRVMEEFDLTTFYQDPSFHISLAWCVGDARLQLEGQCLRELQTIVDEFEDSEMVLRVYAEQVRCKSGHKFFSMPLK is encoded by the exons ATGAGTGCGGCGCCCCTGGTGGGCTACAGCAGCAGCAGCTCGGAGGATGAGGATGAGGCCAAGGCCGGGGCCCAGGCGCGGCCGGGGGCTGGAAGCTGCCCTCG TGCCCAGAGCCCCCTTCCCAGCCAGAGGTTGCCAGTACCTGACAGTGTGCTGCACATGTTCCTGGGCACCGAAGAGGGGCCTGAAGATGACAGTGCAAAACATGGGGGCCGGGTGCGCACGTTCCCCCACGAGCGGGGCAACTGGGCCACCCACGTCTATGTGCCGT ATGAAGCCAAGGAGGAGTTCCTGGACCTGCTCGACATGTTGCTGCCCCGCGCACAGACTTACGTCCCCCGGCTGGTTCGGATGGAGGCGTTCCACCTCAGCCTGTCCCAGAGCGTGGTTCTGCGGCATCACTGGATCCTCCCCTTCGTGCAGGCTCTGAAAGACCGCATGGCCTCCTTCCAGGG ATTCTTCTTTATTGCCAACCGGGTAAAGATCTATACCAACCAAGAGAAAACAAG GACGTTTGTTGGGCTCGAGGTCACCTCAGGGCATGCCCAGTTCCTGGACCTGGTTTCAGAGGTAGACAGAGTCATGGAGGAATTTGACCTCACTACTTTCTACCAG GACCCCTCCTTCCACATCAGTCTGGCCTGGTGTGTGGGTGACGCGCGTCTCCAGCTGGAAGGGCAGTGCCTGCGGGAGCTGCAG ACAATTGTGGACGAGTTTGAAGACTCCGAGATGGTGCTGCGTGTGTACGCCGAGCAGGTCCGCTGCAAGTCTGGGCACAAGTTCTTCTCGATGCCTTTGAAGTGA